A part of Terriglobus roseus genomic DNA contains:
- the nadC gene encoding carboxylating nicotinate-nucleotide diphosphorylase has protein sequence MDWKSRKIASIVESALAEDKATSDVTTALAIDPDLRASAAILVRQDCIICGLGVICAVFDAFAAMQTRSGHKSSGRYEVISHSEMFDGVRVRKGQTVAVIRHSAAAIFSCERVILNLMQRMSGIATLTNEFVQLTQGTRAKILDTRKTVPGLRLLDKYAVTCGGGANHRLDLQDGIMLKTSHVVIAGGITKAVQKVANARKPGQKIEIEVRSLQDAEDAVAAGADALLLVGLSPKQTVEVVEAMRAKAPKVVLEVAEHISLENAHEYAETGVDFLSVGALTRSSVAVDLSMRITADVY, from the coding sequence ATGGACTGGAAAAGCAGAAAAATCGCATCAATCGTCGAATCCGCACTTGCGGAAGACAAAGCCACCAGCGATGTCACAACAGCACTGGCGATTGACCCGGATTTGCGCGCTTCTGCGGCGATCCTTGTACGACAGGACTGCATCATCTGCGGTCTGGGCGTGATCTGCGCCGTGTTCGATGCGTTTGCCGCTATGCAGACACGCAGTGGACACAAGAGCAGCGGGCGCTATGAGGTTATCAGCCACTCAGAAATGTTCGATGGCGTGCGTGTGCGGAAGGGGCAAACTGTAGCCGTCATCCGGCATTCTGCGGCGGCTATCTTCTCCTGCGAGCGCGTCATCCTGAACCTGATGCAACGCATGAGTGGCATTGCCACTTTGACCAACGAATTTGTGCAGCTGACTCAAGGCACGCGCGCGAAGATTCTGGATACACGTAAGACAGTGCCCGGTCTGCGGTTGCTGGATAAGTATGCCGTGACTTGCGGCGGCGGTGCGAACCATCGCCTGGACCTGCAGGATGGCATCATGCTGAAGACCAGCCATGTGGTCATTGCGGGAGGCATCACGAAGGCGGTGCAGAAGGTGGCCAACGCCCGAAAGCCCGGACAGAAGATTGAAATTGAAGTGCGCAGTCTGCAGGACGCGGAAGATGCGGTTGCAGCGGGAGCGGATGCCCTTTTGCTGGTAGGCCTGTCCCCGAAGCAGACAGTCGAGGTGGTGGAAGCAATGCGTGCAAAAGCGCCAAAGGTGGTTCTGGAAGTCGCGGAACACATTTCCCTAGAAAACGCGCACGAGTATGCCGAAACCGGCGTGGACTTCCTGTCCGTCGGTGCACTTACACGGTCGTCGGTCGCGGTGGATCTGAGCATGCGTATCACGGCGGATGTTTACTGA
- a CDS encoding homoserine dehydrogenase — translation MAKQTAANAATKVAILGFGTVGSSVAQLLRGQKFPGIELTHIYNRGVERKRTGATAKGLNSGIVWTENIQDILKSDVDVVIETIGGIDPIEGWLRKALSSGKHVVTANKQLIAYKGAGLAKLARENNRVLVYNAAVAGGVPVIPATLHGLQGDRITRLSGILNGTCNFMLSHMEQGAEYADVLKQAQAAGYAEADPTADVDGYDARAKLCILVRAAMQIGINPDEVPAQTIRNVSAVDFAYAKELGCTVRQIARAELRGGVLRARVAPMLVPKSSPIAWSHGTQNMVVTSGEFGGDVVFSGHGAGGNPTAVAIVSDLLAVVHGSNSVALPVKKKTVTGEFMAPHYLRFIVRDKPGIVSAISGALTKVGANIDSILQRPGYPKDALPFVVTTEPTLTSTVEAAVKAISKMNTMLEAPLCLQMLVDDDRAED, via the coding sequence ATGGCGAAGCAGACTGCGGCAAACGCGGCAACAAAGGTTGCAATCCTCGGCTTCGGCACGGTGGGATCGTCGGTGGCGCAGTTATTGCGCGGCCAGAAGTTCCCAGGCATCGAACTGACTCACATCTATAACCGCGGCGTGGAGCGCAAACGCACCGGCGCAACAGCGAAGGGGCTAAACAGCGGCATCGTGTGGACTGAAAACATCCAGGACATTCTGAAGTCAGATGTTGATGTCGTCATTGAGACCATCGGTGGTATCGATCCCATTGAAGGCTGGTTGCGCAAGGCTCTCAGCAGCGGCAAGCACGTCGTCACTGCGAACAAGCAACTAATCGCTTACAAGGGCGCAGGCCTTGCCAAGCTGGCCCGTGAGAACAATCGAGTGCTGGTTTACAACGCCGCAGTTGCTGGTGGAGTGCCGGTTATTCCTGCAACGTTGCATGGCTTGCAGGGCGATCGCATTACGCGCCTCAGCGGCATTCTGAACGGCACCTGCAATTTCATGCTCTCGCACATGGAGCAGGGCGCGGAATATGCGGACGTGCTAAAGCAGGCACAGGCAGCCGGTTATGCCGAAGCTGATCCAACTGCAGATGTGGATGGCTACGACGCGCGCGCGAAGCTCTGCATTCTGGTGCGCGCCGCCATGCAGATTGGTATCAATCCCGATGAAGTGCCTGCGCAGACCATTCGAAACGTGAGCGCTGTGGACTTTGCATACGCGAAAGAGCTTGGCTGCACCGTTCGGCAAATCGCACGGGCCGAGCTTCGCGGTGGTGTGCTGCGGGCACGCGTCGCGCCCATGCTGGTGCCCAAGAGCTCGCCTATCGCCTGGTCACACGGCACGCAGAATATGGTCGTAACGTCTGGTGAATTTGGTGGCGATGTCGTGTTTAGCGGACATGGTGCAGGCGGTAATCCGACGGCTGTGGCCATCGTCAGCGACCTGCTGGCCGTGGTGCACGGATCGAACTCCGTCGCGTTGCCGGTCAAGAAAAAGACAGTTACCGGCGAGTTCATGGCACCGCATTATCTTCGTTTCATCGTGCGGGACAAGCCCGGCATAGTGTCTGCTATCTCGGGCGCTCTGACGAAGGTGGGTGCGAACATCGACAGCATCCTGCAACGTCCCGGATATCCCAAGGATGCGTTGCCTTTCGTTGTTACCACGGAACCCACGTTGACCTCGACAGTGGAAGCCGCCGTCAAGGCCATTTCCAAAATGAATACGATGCTGGAGGCACCGTTGTGCCTGCAGATGCTGGTGGACGACGACCGAGCTGAAGATTAG
- a CDS encoding nucleoside deaminase: protein MSNTVSPDPKFMRMAIELATDNVVTGNGGPFGAVIVRNGEVIASAANTVTSANDPTAHAEVNAIREACAKLKTFQLEDCDIYTSCEPCPMCMAALYWSRCRSVFYGNTKADAAAIGFDDQFLYDEVNRPLEQRRIPFQRMLPDEAIRSFQAWQNSNERIDY, encoded by the coding sequence ATGAGCAATACCGTTTCTCCCGATCCGAAGTTCATGCGCATGGCGATTGAACTGGCCACAGACAACGTCGTCACGGGGAATGGTGGGCCGTTCGGAGCGGTGATTGTGCGTAATGGAGAAGTCATCGCATCAGCAGCCAACACGGTGACAAGCGCAAATGATCCCACAGCACATGCCGAGGTCAATGCGATCCGTGAGGCGTGTGCGAAGCTGAAAACCTTTCAGCTTGAGGACTGTGACATCTACACTTCATGCGAACCTTGCCCCATGTGCATGGCAGCACTTTACTGGTCGCGTTGCCGGTCGGTTTTCTATGGAAATACCAAGGCAGATGCTGCGGCCATCGGGTTCGATGATCAGTTTTTGTATGACGAGGTAAATCGGCCGCTGGAACAGCGCCGCATTCCGTTTCAACGCATGTTGCCGGACGAAGCCATCCGCTCGTTCCAGGCATGGCAGAACAGCAATGAAAGGATCGACTACTAA
- a CDS encoding aldehyde dehydrogenase family protein, whose protein sequence is MPLQSLNPATGDVLRTFEMWDEEALRTRIAQAHEAATLQHTLPLEHRLLCLRKLASLLAEESEELARAITQETGKTIGASTAEVARCADACRYYAEHAVRMLAPELLPGEGEAAYVQWSPMGVVLAVLPWESPLWHAFRFCVPALVAGNTVLLKHATSVPQCSLRIEALVRRAGFPRGAVTALLIEDRLVETALADDHVAAVSVCGTEATGRALAAKAGWQLKKSVLHLPGNDPMIVMPSADQDAAIAAVIEAICKGDSIRRVILHSEIYTAVMGRLIAAVESLSVGDPLREETRVGPVGTPDALKLLEEQVTVAVTAGGRVLTGGTRMVGRGNFFEPTVLADVPRNSAVARDAFSGPVCLLFRAHDLQDAIAIANDSPMGRAASVWTKEPAEQQQLIHGVDAGLVALNALPADDPRLPVGGAKRSGYGRELGSQGMREFMVAKTVSLGK, encoded by the coding sequence ATGCCACTGCAGTCCCTTAATCCGGCAACAGGAGACGTTCTCCGCACCTTTGAGATGTGGGACGAAGAGGCGTTGCGGACGCGCATCGCACAAGCCCATGAGGCAGCCACGCTCCAACACACACTGCCCCTGGAGCACCGCCTTCTATGCCTGCGAAAACTCGCCTCTCTTCTGGCAGAAGAAAGCGAAGAGTTAGCGCGCGCCATCACGCAGGAGACGGGGAAAACCATCGGCGCGTCCACAGCCGAAGTGGCCCGATGCGCGGACGCATGCCGCTACTATGCCGAACACGCCGTACGGATGCTGGCTCCTGAACTCTTGCCCGGTGAGGGCGAGGCTGCCTATGTGCAGTGGAGCCCCATGGGCGTGGTGTTGGCCGTCCTGCCGTGGGAGTCTCCGCTTTGGCATGCTTTCCGCTTTTGTGTTCCGGCACTGGTTGCGGGCAACACTGTGTTGTTGAAACACGCGACAAGCGTTCCGCAATGTTCGCTTCGTATTGAAGCGCTGGTACGCCGCGCTGGATTTCCCCGAGGCGCTGTCACAGCCTTGCTGATAGAAGACAGACTGGTAGAGACCGCACTGGCAGACGACCATGTTGCCGCGGTATCCGTGTGCGGAACGGAGGCCACAGGCCGCGCCCTGGCAGCCAAGGCCGGATGGCAACTGAAGAAGAGTGTGCTCCATCTGCCCGGCAATGATCCGATGATCGTAATGCCTTCGGCAGATCAAGACGCCGCCATTGCGGCAGTGATTGAAGCCATCTGCAAGGGTGACAGTATCCGTCGCGTGATCCTGCATTCGGAGATATATACAGCTGTAATGGGACGGCTCATCGCAGCTGTGGAATCGCTGTCCGTGGGAGATCCGCTGCGTGAAGAAACGCGTGTGGGACCGGTGGGAACGCCTGATGCATTGAAGCTCCTGGAAGAGCAGGTGACGGTCGCGGTAACCGCCGGTGGCCGCGTTCTTACAGGTGGAACTCGCATGGTGGGTCGCGGAAATTTCTTTGAGCCGACGGTGCTGGCCGATGTCCCTCGAAATTCGGCTGTAGCACGTGATGCATTTTCAGGCCCGGTGTGCCTGTTGTTTCGAGCACATGATCTGCAGGATGCCATCGCAATAGCGAATGACAGCCCGATGGGACGCGCTGCTTCCGTCTGGACCAAGGAGCCCGCAGAGCAGCAACAACTCATCCATGGCGTTGATGCTGGTCTTGTAGCTCTGAATGCACTTCCCGCCGATGATCCCAGACTACCGGTGGGGGGCGCAAAACGATCCGGCTATGGGCGTGAGCTTGGCTCTCAAGGGATGCGCGAATTTATGGTCGCCAAGACGGTTTCGCTCGGCAAATAG